A stretch of Lathyrus oleraceus cultivar Zhongwan6 chromosome 6, CAAS_Psat_ZW6_1.0, whole genome shotgun sequence DNA encodes these proteins:
- the LOC127091803 gene encoding pentatricopeptide repeat-containing protein At5g13770, chloroplastic, which produces MAISSCSSDWSLPCSKCYTRTTFNLHAFIIPMFHFPSFNSISTSNPKLFHANFSASSHTPILEEPSSNTPLIHLDVNFSDPNKYSKPEIDQNLNDFLCGLFEDPKKDELAFDYYQRLKERPEFRPKKSTLNHVIRYLLRFKKWEFFLSVSEDFKVYHVFPDVATCSRLISFCVKNRKFKIAESFLDAFSSNGEIGVLAFGFAFESYNKLHMFRRTILVFEKMISNGVVMDSRCYLHVMEAYSRIGNCDRVVELFNEFESKKLSDSNQYLGQIYGVLCESLGKSRRAFEALEYFRDMTKKGISEYSIYSTLICSFASLREVEVVEKLVTEAKSKTTIRDPEVYLKVVLMYVEEGLLEKTLEVVEAMKNADVKVSDCVLCAIINGFSKRRGFSSSVKVYEELILKGYEPGQVTYASIINAYCRLGQYIKAENVFAEMMQKGFDKCVVAYSSMIVMYGKTGRLRNAMKLVAKMKEKGCKPNVWIYNSLIDMHGKEKNLRQIEKLWSEMKRRKVAPDKITYTSIIGAYCKANEFDKCVELYNEYRLNKGVIDKAMAGTMIGVYSNVGMVDELVKLLQDMKMEGTGLDQRLYQSAWNAFTDAGMQLQTKWMKESFHVT; this is translated from the coding sequence ATGGCCATTTCATCATGTTCATCAGATTGGTCTCTACCTTGTTCTAAATGTTACACAAGAACAACATTCAACTTGCATGCATTCATCATCCCCATGTTTCACTTCCCTTCTTTCAACTCAATTTCCACCTCAAATCCAAAACTCTTCCATGCAAATTTCTCAGCTTCTTCTCACACCCCCATTTTAGAAGAACCTTCTTCCAACACCCCCTTGATCCATCTTGATGTTAACTTTTCTGACCCTAACAAATATTCCAAGCCAGAGATTGATCAGAATTTGAATGATTTTCTATGTGGGTTGTTTGAGGATCCAAAAAAAGATGAACTTGCTTTTGATTACTATCAAAGACTCAAAGAGCGACCAGAGTTTAGACCAAAGAAATCGACTTTGAATCATGTGATAAGGTACTTGTTGAGATTCAAGAAATGGGAGTTTTTCTTGTCTGTTTCTGAAGATTTTAAGGTTTATCATGTTTTCCCTGATGTTGCTACTTGCTCTAGGTTGATTAGTTTTTGCGTTAAGAATAGAAAATTCAAGATTGCTGAGAGTTTTCTTGATGCTTTTAGCTCTAATGGTGAAATTGGTGTTTTGGCTTTTGGTTTTGCTTTTGAAAGTTATAATAAGCTTCATATGTTTAGGAGAACTATTTTGGTGTTTGAGAAAATGATATCCAATGGTGTTGTTATGGATTCAAGATGCTATTTACATGTTATGGAAGCTTATTCGAGAATCGGTAACTGCGATCGAGTTGTCGAATTGTTTAATGAGTTCGAAAGTAAGAAACTAAGCGACTCGAATCAATATTTAGGTCAAATATATGGTGTTCTATGTGAGTCATTAGGGAAATCTAGAAGGGCTTTTGAAGCTTTAGAGTATTTTAGAGATATGACTAAGAAAGGGATTTCTGAGTACTCGATTTACTCTACATTGATATGTTCTTTCGCGAGTTTGCGTGAGGTTGAGGTTGTTGAGAAACTCGTAACCGAAGCTAAAAGTAAAACGACAATAAGGGATCCCGAGGTGTATTTAAAGGTTGTGTTAATGTATGTTGAAGAAGGTTTGTTGGAGAAGACATTAGAAGTTGTCGAGGCAATGAAGAACGCCGATGTCAAGGTCTCCGATTGCGTTTTATGTGCTATCATCAATGGTTTTAGCAAGAGAAGAGGCTTTTCATCTTCGGTTAAGGTTTACGAGGAACTGATTTTGAAAGGCTACGAGCCTGGTCAAGTCACGTACGCGTCGATAATAAACGCCTATTGTCGTCTCGGCCAATACATCAAAGCGGAGAATGTTTTCGCCGAGATGATGCAAAAGGGGTTCGATAAATGTGTCGTGGCATACTCAAGCATGATTGTGATGTATGGAAAAACGGGCAGGCTGAGAAACGCGATGAAGTTGGTCGcgaagatgaaagaaaaaggGTGTAAACCAAATGTATGGATTTACAATTCGTTAATAGACATGCACGGAAAAGAGAAGAATTTGAGGCAGATTGAGAAGCTTTGGAGTGAGATGAAGAGAAGAAAAGTTGCACCTGATAAGATTACTTACACAAGCATCATTGGTGCTTATTGTAAAGCAAATGAGTTTGATAAATGTGTTGAACTTTATAATGAGTATAGACTCAACAAGGGTGTGATTGATAAAGCTATGGCAGGTACAATGATTGGTGTGTACTCAAATGTTGGTATGGTTGATGAGTTGGTGAAGCTTTTACAAGATATGAAAATGGAAGGAACTGGTTTGGATCAGAGGCTGTATCAGTCTGCATGGAATGCTTTTACAGATGCTGGAATGCAATTGCAGACAAAATGGATGAAAGAGAGTTTTCATGTAACATAG